One window of Neptuniibacter halophilus genomic DNA carries:
- a CDS encoding Nif3-like dinuclear metal center hexameric protein: protein MYKLSFFVPDENLEAVKAAVFASGAGKIGLYDHCCWQVKGLGQFRPLPGSDPHIGAQGQVEQVEEWKVELVCDDQLIRQAVAAMKQAHPYEEPAYEVWKLEDI from the coding sequence GTGTATAAACTCAGTTTCTTTGTTCCGGATGAGAACCTTGAAGCGGTGAAAGCGGCGGTATTTGCCAGCGGTGCCGGGAAAATCGGCCTGTATGATCACTGTTGCTGGCAGGTTAAAGGACTAGGGCAGTTTCGACCGCTACCCGGCAGCGACCCCCATATCGGGGCGCAGGGGCAGGTAGAACAGGTCGAAGAGTGGAAGGTGGAGCTGGTCTGTGACGATCAACTGATCCGGCAGGCAGTGGCAGCGATGAAGCAGGCACACCCCTACGAAGAACCCGCATATGAGG